The following proteins are co-located in the Pseudomonas synxantha genome:
- a CDS encoding methylated-DNA--[protein]-cysteine S-methyltransferase translates to MTYQYKLMPSPVGELTLVTRNRRLSAILWEVERANRVRLGELIEANDNPVLLETERQLREYFDGTRNRFELELDFIGTDFQKQVWQALLTIPFGETRSYSQIAQQIGNPKAVRAVGAANGRNPISIIAPCHRVVGASGGLTGFAGGLEAKQYLLTLEDRGQIKMAF, encoded by the coding sequence ATGACTTACCAATACAAGCTCATGCCTTCCCCCGTCGGTGAACTGACCCTGGTGACGCGCAATCGCAGGCTCAGCGCCATCCTGTGGGAAGTGGAACGTGCCAACCGCGTGCGCCTGGGCGAATTGATCGAGGCCAACGACAACCCGGTGCTGTTGGAAACCGAGCGTCAATTGAGGGAGTACTTTGATGGAACGCGCAACCGGTTCGAGCTGGAACTGGACTTCATCGGCACCGACTTTCAAAAGCAAGTCTGGCAGGCGTTATTGACCATTCCGTTCGGCGAAACCCGCAGCTACAGCCAGATCGCCCAGCAGATCGGCAACCCGAAGGCCGTGCGCGCAGTAGGCGCCGCCAACGGGCGCAATCCGATCTCGATCATCGCGCCGTGCCACCGCGTAGTGGGTGCATCGGGCGGGCTGACCGGGTTTGCAGGAGGGCTTGAGGCCAAACAGTATCTATTGACCCTCGAAGATCGCGGCCAAATCAAAATGGCTTTCTGA
- a CDS encoding GNAT family N-acetyltransferase has translation MDANPAFDLATLYHLTEDHYFAATCLTHRRYCAAINAYFIDEHDFPWNLLFIRLGSAPLGEEMAAALELIRRTLIEVRLVIHEQKVEGLREVLTGLDFHSAEKTTAMVLQLSALIPSEGEGDVQVRLTRDLNEWAVPLGNAYAMLPEVVAHYQARHQRALDADESLYHFTLSAEGQVSCSLTLSLCNGEARLNDVGTLINLRGRGYATRLIREALHHASSLGAQRCFLEASEGAVPLYRKLGFERLFDYRAFVRVALPGL, from the coding sequence ATGGATGCCAATCCCGCCTTTGACCTAGCCACGCTTTATCATTTGACCGAGGACCACTATTTTGCCGCCACCTGCCTGACGCACCGACGCTACTGCGCAGCCATCAATGCCTATTTTATCGACGAGCATGATTTCCCGTGGAATTTGCTGTTCATTCGCCTGGGCAGCGCCCCATTGGGTGAGGAAATGGCTGCGGCCCTTGAGCTGATCCGACGCACCCTGATCGAAGTACGCCTAGTGATTCATGAGCAAAAGGTCGAGGGCTTGCGCGAAGTGCTCACGGGGCTCGATTTTCACTCTGCTGAAAAGACCACGGCAATGGTCCTCCAATTGTCAGCGCTTATTCCATCAGAGGGTGAGGGCGATGTGCAGGTCCGCCTGACACGGGATTTGAATGAGTGGGCCGTTCCGCTTGGCAATGCGTACGCGATGCTACCCGAGGTGGTTGCGCATTATCAGGCCCGGCACCAGAGGGCCCTGGACGCTGATGAAAGCCTTTATCACTTCACCCTGTCCGCCGAGGGGCAGGTGAGCTGCTCGTTGACCTTGTCTCTATGCAATGGTGAGGCCCGGCTTAATGATGTCGGTACGCTTATTAACTTGCGTGGAAGAGGCTATGCCACGCGTTTGATTCGAGAGGCCCTGCATCATGCGTCGAGCCTGGGCGCCCAGCGTTGCTTTCTCGAGGCATCGGAGGGCGCCGTCCCGCTGTATCGCAAGTTGGGTTTCGAACGTTTATTCGACTATCGGGCATTTGTTCGCGTGGCTTTACCAGGCCTATGA
- a CDS encoding low affinity iron permease family protein, translating to MKFSAVSQTLSRWAGSPRTFYAAVALILLWSLSGPYFHYNDTWQLIINTSTTIITFLMVFLIQNTQNRDNDILHIKIDELLRASKDAQNAVLSLDGLDRKELERLRKEYRSIGSSDKVSLNSSCGATADDAAQTKTDLNQA from the coding sequence ATGAAATTCTCTGCAGTCTCCCAAACTCTGTCCCGTTGGGCAGGCAGCCCCAGGACCTTCTACGCGGCAGTCGCGCTGATTCTCCTATGGAGTCTGAGCGGGCCGTACTTTCACTACAACGACACCTGGCAACTGATCATCAACACCTCGACCACCATCATCACCTTCCTGATGGTGTTCCTGATTCAGAACACGCAAAACCGGGATAACGACATCCTGCATATCAAGATCGATGAACTCTTGCGCGCATCCAAGGACGCACAGAATGCCGTGCTCAGCCTGGATGGCCTGGACCGCAAAGAACTTGAAAGACTGCGCAAGGAGTACCGCAGCATTGGCAGCAGCGACAAGGTGAGTTTGAACAGCAGTTGCGGGGCCACGGCCGACGATGCAGCGCAGACCAAGACTGACCTGAACCAGGCCTGA
- a CDS encoding DUF4142 domain-containing protein produces MSRMAIRLRTASFAMLLGLGASNAFAQSPAEFIEQASAKGMADIETSRMAHAKTSSQEIKDYTIEVINERTLANQHLAAIAKKLDLPVAPREKIVDKAETLMPELKDGDSFDAAYTAQQVKENEDAIALFKKEGAASDVPEIKALVDETLPKLEERLQKARALASTYGKGHQGDG; encoded by the coding sequence ATGAGCCGCATGGCTATCCGGTTACGCACCGCCAGTTTCGCGATGCTGCTGGGCCTCGGCGCCAGCAATGCTTTCGCCCAGTCGCCTGCCGAATTCATCGAGCAAGCTTCGGCCAAAGGGATGGCCGATATCGAAACCAGTCGCATGGCCCACGCCAAGACCTCATCCCAAGAGATCAAGGACTACACCATCGAGGTCATCAACGAACGTACCCTGGCCAACCAGCACTTGGCAGCCATCGCCAAGAAGCTCGACTTGCCGGTAGCACCTCGGGAAAAGATCGTTGATAAAGCCGAAACCCTGATGCCCGAACTCAAGGACGGCGATTCCTTTGACGCGGCCTACACCGCACAACAGGTCAAGGAAAACGAGGACGCCATCGCCCTGTTCAAGAAAGAAGGTGCCGCGTCGGATGTGCCGGAAATAAAAGCACTCGTGGATGAAACGCTGCCCAAGCTCGAAGAGCGTCTGCAAAAAGCCCGAGCCTTGGCATCGACCTATGGCAAGGGGCATCAAGGTGATGGCTGA
- a CDS encoding LysE family translocator has product MTSSLLLAVLASGFIYGITPGPGVLAVFGIGAARGRRAGAGFLCGHLLGDVVWCSTALIAIVGAREVGSGAFDVLGVLSGVYLFWLGWRAIRTQRRSGDAPQGAARHPFWHGILFGLTNPKAYPVAVATFTALLSSRAELLTWSMLPSLIFLSFIGGLLAYAILIGVVGAQRVRTVYQRHEILITRLCGVMFIGFAINALAHALPGLFGNKPA; this is encoded by the coding sequence ATGACCTCCTCCTTGCTGCTCGCCGTCCTTGCATCGGGTTTTATCTACGGTATTACCCCCGGGCCGGGTGTCTTGGCTGTGTTCGGCATCGGCGCTGCCCGTGGTCGACGTGCCGGGGCGGGTTTCCTGTGTGGGCATTTGCTCGGCGATGTGGTGTGGTGCAGCACGGCGCTGATTGCCATCGTCGGTGCGCGGGAAGTCGGCAGCGGCGCGTTCGATGTACTGGGGGTGCTCAGCGGTGTGTATCTGTTCTGGCTCGGCTGGCGGGCGATCCGCACCCAGCGCCGCAGCGGCGATGCGCCCCAGGGCGCGGCGCGGCATCCGTTCTGGCATGGCATTCTGTTCGGCCTGACCAACCCCAAGGCGTATCCGGTTGCCGTGGCGACCTTCACGGCGTTGCTGTCCAGCCGTGCCGAATTGCTGACCTGGTCGATGCTGCCGTCGCTGATTTTCCTGAGCTTTATCGGTGGCCTGTTGGCCTACGCGATCCTGATCGGCGTGGTCGGCGCCCAGCGGGTGCGTACGGTGTATCAGCGTCATGAAATCCTGATCACCCGGCTCTGTGGCGTGATGTTTATCGGCTTTGCCATCAATGCCTTGGCGCACGCGTTGCCGGGCTTGTTCGGCAATAAACCGGCCTGA
- the fos gene encoding fosfomycin resistance glutathione transferase, translating to MLSGLNHLTLAVTDVPRSVSFYHELLHLQLDATWDNGAYLSLPGLWLCLSLDPIRPSVPAADYTHYAFTVEAAHFAALVERLRAAGVQEWRDNRSEGASFYFLDPDGHKLEAHVGDLASRLQACRAKPYAGMKFYPPR from the coding sequence ATGCTTTCTGGACTCAACCACCTGACCCTGGCTGTGACCGATGTGCCGCGCAGCGTTAGTTTTTATCATGAGTTGTTGCACCTCCAGCTCGACGCCACCTGGGACAACGGTGCCTACCTGTCATTACCCGGCCTGTGGCTTTGCCTGTCACTGGACCCGATACGCCCGAGCGTGCCGGCGGCGGACTATACCCACTATGCCTTCACCGTAGAGGCCGCGCATTTCGCCGCGCTGGTCGAGCGCCTGCGGGCGGCTGGCGTGCAGGAGTGGCGCGACAACCGCAGCGAAGGCGCGTCGTTTTATTTCCTCGATCCCGACGGCCATAAGCTGGAGGCCCATGTCGGCGACTTGGCCTCGCGCCTGCAAGCCTGTCGCGCCAAGCCTTATGCGGGAATGAAGTTTTACCCGCCGCGCTGA
- a CDS encoding CopG family ribbon-helix-helix protein: MSVMSLRIPEDVAETLTNLAKATGRSKSFLAVDALREYLAREAWQIEEIQKALKEADAGEFATVAEVNAVAAKWRANAD, translated from the coding sequence ATGTCTGTTATGTCCCTGCGTATACCGGAAGACGTCGCCGAGACACTTACCAATCTTGCCAAGGCTACCGGTCGCAGCAAATCCTTTCTCGCCGTTGATGCGTTACGTGAATACTTGGCGCGTGAAGCCTGGCAAATCGAAGAAATACAAAAAGCACTGAAGGAAGCGGATGCGGGTGAATTCGCCACGGTTGCCGAGGTAAACGCTGTCGCTGCTAAATGGCGCGCCAATGCAGATTGA
- a CDS encoding type II toxin-antitoxin system mRNA interferase toxin, RelE/StbE family, with protein MQIEWLRTALRNLDDEAAYIAEENPKAAHEFVQAILSGLEHVARFPAMGKEGRVPGTREWVVPRWPYIVPYRIREGRLQVMRIFHTRRQPPKSW; from the coding sequence ATGCAGATTGAGTGGCTACGGACAGCCCTGAGGAATCTTGACGATGAAGCAGCCTATATTGCCGAAGAAAACCCCAAAGCTGCCCATGAGTTTGTCCAGGCAATTTTGAGTGGCCTTGAACATGTGGCCCGGTTCCCTGCGATGGGGAAAGAGGGCCGAGTGCCTGGAACACGCGAGTGGGTTGTACCTCGATGGCCCTACATCGTTCCGTATCGCATTCGGGAGGGGCGACTTCAGGTAATGAGGATTTTTCATACTCGTCGGCAACCACCTAAATCCTGGTGA
- a CDS encoding LysR substrate-binding domain-containing protein, protein MQLMNDLRRIDLNLLVILDALLSEQHVTRAAERLHLSQPAVSHALARLRDMLGDPLLVRQGRTLIPTARALELAAPLAEALAQVQALLAPNRFEPDSAKRRFRVAMSDYSAAIFLPSLVRVLRHEAPGIDLQIIQASREGMVDGVLNGDLDLAAGVFPDMPAELRTTLLFEEHYTCLIDRHSLAPSGVLDLPTYLARPHVLLEMRGSGTPEIERALSAIRERRHVAISLPHWGVAPQLIEGTDLILTVSSRGLLDIDHARLLTVPPPFHIPSFAFELAWHARRGGDSGLQWLIGRVRGVLSE, encoded by the coding sequence ATGCAGCTGATGAATGATCTGCGCCGCATCGACCTGAACCTGCTGGTGATCCTCGATGCCTTGCTCAGCGAGCAACATGTCACCCGCGCTGCCGAGCGCCTGCACCTGAGTCAGCCGGCAGTCAGCCATGCGTTGGCGCGCTTGCGCGATATGCTCGGTGACCCGTTGCTGGTGCGCCAGGGCAGGACGCTGATCCCAACGGCCCGTGCCCTGGAGCTGGCGGCGCCATTAGCTGAAGCCCTGGCCCAGGTGCAGGCGTTGTTGGCACCGAATCGGTTTGAGCCTGACTCGGCCAAGCGCCGGTTTCGTGTGGCGATGTCGGACTACAGCGCGGCGATTTTCCTGCCCAGCTTGGTCCGTGTCCTACGCCATGAAGCGCCTGGCATCGATCTGCAGATCATCCAGGCCAGCCGTGAAGGTATGGTCGATGGCGTGCTCAATGGCGATCTCGACCTGGCGGCTGGCGTATTCCCTGATATGCCCGCCGAACTGCGTACTACGCTTCTGTTCGAAGAGCATTACACCTGTTTGATCGACCGCCACAGCCTTGCCCCCAGCGGCGTGCTCGACCTGCCGACTTACCTGGCACGCCCCCATGTGCTGTTGGAGATGCGCGGCAGCGGCACGCCGGAAATCGAACGGGCACTGAGCGCGATACGTGAACGGCGGCATGTGGCGATCAGCCTGCCGCATTGGGGCGTGGCACCGCAGTTGATCGAGGGCACGGACCTGATTTTGACGGTGTCGTCCCGCGGTTTACTGGATATCGATCATGCACGCCTGTTGACCGTGCCGCCGCCCTTTCATATTCCGTCATTTGCCTTTGAGCTGGCCTGGCATGCGCGGCGGGGTGGAGATTCGGGGTTGCAGTGGTTGATTGGGCGGGTGCGGGGTGTATTGAGTGAATAG
- a CDS encoding DMT family transporter, with protein sequence MTTLHWLGLLALAVIAGAVVPFQSAINANLGRGLGHPLWATLASLLVSIIVLLPVMVALRLPLPSLSFISKAPLWMWAGGAFGVCFISLALMLLPKLGASGFIALAMAGQILASLLLDHFGLFGLVERQLNTPRVLGAVLLIGGVALIQFSAAPARALATAG encoded by the coding sequence ATGACTACGTTGCATTGGCTGGGTTTGTTAGCGCTGGCGGTGATTGCAGGGGCGGTGGTGCCGTTTCAAAGTGCGATCAACGCCAACCTCGGGCGCGGGCTCGGGCACCCGTTGTGGGCCACCCTGGCTTCATTGCTGGTAAGCATCATCGTGCTGCTGCCGGTGATGGTGGCGCTGCGTTTACCGCTGCCGAGCCTGTCTTTTATCAGTAAGGCACCCTTGTGGATGTGGGCCGGCGGTGCGTTCGGCGTGTGTTTTATTTCGTTGGCGCTGATGCTGCTGCCCAAGCTGGGCGCATCGGGGTTTATTGCGTTGGCCATGGCCGGGCAGATTCTTGCGTCGTTGCTGCTCGACCATTTTGGTCTGTTCGGCCTGGTGGAACGCCAACTGAATACGCCGCGGGTGCTGGGGGCGGTGTTGTTGATCGGCGGCGTGGCATTGATTCAGTTCAGCGCCGCACCCGCCCGAGCGCTGGCAACTGCCGGCTGA
- a CDS encoding NAD(P)H-binding protein translates to MRVLLFGATGMVGQGVLRECLLAADVQEVVAVGRTPLTQEHGKLHQVLHSDMLDFQPLENLLQGFDACFFCLGVSSAGMNEARYTHLTYDLTLVAASTLARLNPQMTFIYVSGAGTDSSEAGKSMWARVKGKTENALLRLPFKAVYLFRPGVIQPLHGVRSKTPLYQSFYSVLGPVLSFVRRVTPAWVVSTEAVGRAMLQAASHGAPQPVVEQAEINRLAAERH, encoded by the coding sequence ATGAGAGTTCTGTTATTCGGCGCCACCGGCATGGTCGGCCAGGGCGTGCTGCGCGAATGCCTGCTGGCGGCTGATGTGCAGGAAGTCGTCGCCGTCGGCCGTACGCCCCTGACCCAGGAACACGGCAAGCTGCATCAGGTGTTGCACAGCGACATGCTGGATTTCCAACCCCTGGAAAACCTGTTGCAAGGCTTTGACGCGTGTTTCTTCTGCCTCGGCGTTTCCTCGGCGGGCATGAACGAAGCGCGGTACACCCACCTCACCTATGACCTGACCCTGGTCGCCGCCAGTACGCTGGCGCGGCTTAATCCGCAGATGACCTTTATCTATGTGTCCGGTGCCGGCACGGACAGTTCCGAGGCGGGCAAGTCGATGTGGGCGCGGGTCAAGGGCAAGACCGAGAATGCCTTGCTGCGATTGCCGTTCAAGGCGGTGTACCTGTTCCGTCCGGGGGTTATCCAGCCGTTGCATGGTGTGCGTTCGAAAACGCCGTTGTACCAATCTTTCTACAGCGTGCTCGGGCCTGTGCTCTCGTTTGTGCGTCGGGTAACACCGGCTTGGGTGGTAAGCACCGAGGCCGTCGGCCGGGCGATGTTGCAAGCCGCCAGCCATGGCGCGCCGCAGCCGGTGGTGGAGCAGGCCGAGATCAATCGCCTGGCTGCGGAGCGCCATTGA
- the yiaY gene encoding L-threonine dehydrogenase, translating to MSSTFFIPAVNIMGSDCLDEAMIAIRNYGFRKALIVTDAGLVKAGMASMIAEKLAMQDIDSAIYDGARPNPTVDNVEKGLALLQQSACDFVVSLGGGSPHDCAKGIALCATNGGRIGDYEGVDQSSKPQLPLVAINTTAGTASEMTRFCIITDETRHVKMAIVDRNVTPLLSVNDPALMVGMPKGLTAATGMDALTHAIEAYVSTAATPITDACAIKAIELISANLRLAVRDGSDMAARENMAYAQFLAGMAFNNASLGFVHAMAHQLGGLYDLPHGVCNAVLLPHVQSFNASVSAKRLSDVARALGADIKGITVEEGAQAAIAAIRHLSQDVDIPAGLRELGAKLQDIPLLAANALKDACGLTNPRRADQRQIEEIFRSAF from the coding sequence ATGAGCAGCACATTCTTTATCCCCGCCGTCAACATCATGGGCAGCGACTGCCTCGACGAAGCCATGATCGCCATTCGCAATTATGGCTTTCGTAAAGCATTGATCGTCACCGATGCCGGCCTGGTCAAAGCCGGCATGGCCAGCATGATCGCCGAGAAGCTGGCCATGCAGGATATCGATTCGGCGATCTATGACGGCGCCAGGCCCAACCCCACCGTGGATAATGTCGAGAAAGGCCTGGCACTGCTGCAACAGAGTGCCTGTGACTTCGTAGTGTCCCTGGGCGGCGGCTCGCCCCATGACTGCGCCAAGGGCATCGCGCTGTGCGCCACCAACGGCGGGCGTATCGGCGATTACGAGGGGGTCGACCAATCGAGCAAGCCACAACTGCCATTGGTGGCAATCAACACCACCGCTGGCACCGCCAGCGAGATGACGCGGTTCTGCATCATCACCGACGAAACCCGCCACGTGAAAATGGCCATCGTTGATCGCAACGTCACGCCGCTGCTGTCGGTCAATGACCCGGCGCTGATGGTCGGCATGCCCAAGGGGCTCACCGCTGCCACTGGCATGGATGCGCTGACCCATGCCATCGAAGCCTATGTGTCCACCGCTGCTACGCCGATCACCGACGCCTGCGCCATCAAGGCCATCGAGCTGATCAGCGCCAACCTGCGTCTGGCGGTGCGCGATGGCAGTGACATGGCGGCACGGGAAAACATGGCCTACGCGCAGTTTCTCGCCGGCATGGCCTTCAATAACGCGTCCCTGGGTTTTGTGCATGCCATGGCTCACCAGTTGGGCGGTTTGTACGACTTGCCCCATGGCGTGTGCAACGCGGTGTTATTGCCCCATGTGCAGAGCTTCAATGCCAGTGTCAGTGCCAAGCGCCTGAGCGACGTGGCCCGTGCCCTTGGCGCGGATATCAAGGGCATTACGGTGGAAGAGGGGGCTCAGGCGGCCATCGCAGCGATTCGCCACTTGTCCCAGGACGTGGATATTCCCGCTGGCCTGCGCGAGCTTGGCGCCAAATTGCAGGATATCCCGCTACTGGCTGCCAATGCGTTGAAGGATGCGTGCGGGCTGACCAACCCACGGCGAGCGGATCAGCGGCAGATCGAAGAGATTTTCCGTAGCGCGTTTTGA
- a CDS encoding DUF4917 family protein, protein MKDFQDIDAHLEDWSALRAALDFSGILIGNGASRTIWEDFAYDSLFENARTVEEKPLSQSELSVFDALQTRSFEQALGALKTTSRVNKALAVSSAAPRNRYYAIKEALINTIHAVHIPWRLVQPSTLTTINAELANYATVFTSNYDLLNYWAILHTPGIDDLFRSADSSFDLRNTHTDTTRILYLHGGLHLVRNLDGTARKLPSTDSTLLSSFAINNTIKTLDDVPLFVSEGKVEEKLKSIRSSDYLSFCYEQLLNHEGALCIFGHDLGPQDKHLVDAIRQASISTLAISVSGRSDGFIRQQKRRYSELFEGTGVALKFFAARTHPLGNPALSVPVER, encoded by the coding sequence ATGAAGGATTTCCAGGATATTGACGCCCACCTTGAAGACTGGAGCGCCCTGCGCGCTGCCCTCGACTTCAGCGGGATTCTGATCGGCAACGGCGCCAGTCGTACGATTTGGGAAGACTTCGCCTACGACTCGCTGTTCGAAAACGCCCGCACCGTTGAAGAAAAGCCCCTCAGCCAATCCGAACTCAGCGTATTCGATGCCCTGCAAACCCGCAGCTTCGAACAAGCCCTGGGCGCCTTGAAAACCACCAGTCGGGTCAACAAGGCCCTGGCGGTGAGTTCGGCGGCGCCGCGTAACCGTTACTACGCGATCAAGGAAGCGCTGATCAACACCATTCATGCCGTGCACATTCCCTGGCGCCTGGTGCAACCGTCGACGCTGACGACGATCAACGCGGAATTGGCCAACTATGCCACCGTCTTCACCAGCAACTACGACTTGCTCAACTACTGGGCGATCCTGCACACGCCGGGCATTGATGACCTGTTCCGCAGCGCCGACTCAAGCTTCGACCTGCGCAATACCCATACCGATACCACGCGCATCCTCTATCTGCACGGTGGCCTGCACCTGGTGCGCAACCTCGATGGCACGGCACGCAAACTGCCGTCCACCGACAGCACCTTGCTCAGCAGCTTTGCGATCAACAACACGATCAAGACCCTGGACGATGTGCCGCTGTTCGTCAGTGAAGGCAAGGTAGAAGAGAAGCTCAAGAGCATCCGCAGTTCGGATTACCTGTCGTTCTGTTATGAGCAATTGCTGAACCATGAAGGCGCGTTGTGCATCTTCGGCCATGACTTGGGACCGCAGGATAAACACCTGGTGGATGCAATTCGCCAAGCCAGCATCAGCACCCTGGCGATCTCGGTTTCGGGGCGCAGCGATGGGTTTATTCGTCAGCAGAAGCGGCGGTATTCGGAGTTGTTCGAGGGCACTGGGGTGGCGCTGAAATTCTTCGCGGCGCGTACGCATCCGCTGGGTAACCCGGCGCTTTCAGTCCCGGTCGAACGCTGA
- a CDS encoding helix-turn-helix domain-containing protein — MSIRLKLLRKKLGVTLEALAEKSGMTKSYLSKVERGLNTPSIAAALKLAKALNVKVEELFSEDKVSLDSYSLVRSHERPDTSPGYAVLAHQVSERSLLPFIIYPPAQFTDKTFKEHLGEEFLFVHEGRVEVDFMNERVILERGDALHFNAQKPHRLRSVGEVQAQLLVVVHSSQE; from the coding sequence ATGTCTATCCGTTTGAAATTATTGAGAAAAAAACTTGGCGTGACCCTGGAAGCCCTGGCTGAAAAATCCGGGATGACCAAGAGTTATCTGTCGAAAGTGGAGCGCGGGCTCAACACGCCCTCCATTGCCGCTGCGTTGAAATTGGCCAAGGCGTTGAACGTGAAGGTCGAAGAGCTGTTCAGCGAAGACAAGGTCAGCCTCGACAGCTACAGCCTGGTGCGCAGCCACGAACGGCCCGACACCTCGCCGGGTTATGCGGTGCTGGCCCATCAAGTCAGCGAGCGCAGCCTGCTGCCGTTCATCATCTACCCTCCGGCCCAGTTCACCGACAAGACCTTCAAGGAGCATTTGGGGGAGGAGTTTCTGTTCGTGCATGAAGGCCGGGTGGAAGTGGATTTCATGAACGAGCGGGTGATCCTGGAGCGTGGTGATGCCCTGCATTTCAATGCGCAGAAGCCCCACCGCCTTCGTTCGGTGGGAGAGGTGCAGGCGCAGTTGCTGGTGGTGGTGCACAGTTCGCAGGAGTAA
- a CDS encoding aldolase, with the protein MAKTLALPKEQLVKQALSQMQNSLADNTWTDRQKLALTCRILFEHGHDSGLAGQITARGPTPGTYYTQQLGLGFDEITASNLLLVNEDLEVLEGHGIPNPANRFHTWVYRGRPDVNCIIHTHPTHIAALSMLEVPLQVSHMDLCPLYEDCAFLQAWPGVPVGNEEGEIITTALGDKRAILLSHHGQLSTGASIEEACVIAQLIERAAKLQLLAMAAGTIKPILPELGREAHDWISKPKRHGAAFNYYARQNLRKHADCLN; encoded by the coding sequence ATGGCCAAGACATTAGCACTCCCAAAAGAACAACTGGTCAAGCAAGCCCTGAGCCAGATGCAAAACAGTCTGGCGGATAATACGTGGACCGACCGGCAAAAGCTGGCGCTGACCTGCCGAATCCTGTTCGAGCACGGTCACGATTCCGGCCTGGCGGGGCAGATCACCGCGCGCGGGCCCACCCCTGGCACCTACTACACCCAGCAGCTGGGCCTGGGTTTTGACGAAATCACCGCCAGCAACCTGCTGCTGGTCAACGAAGACCTTGAAGTGTTGGAAGGCCATGGCATTCCCAACCCGGCCAACCGTTTTCATACCTGGGTGTACCGCGGCCGCCCGGATGTAAACTGCATCATCCATACGCACCCGACGCACATTGCCGCGCTGTCGATGCTGGAAGTGCCGCTGCAGGTGTCACACATGGACCTCTGCCCACTGTACGAAGACTGCGCCTTCCTGCAAGCCTGGCCCGGCGTGCCCGTGGGCAATGAAGAAGGAGAAATCATCACCACGGCCCTGGGCGACAAGCGCGCCATTTTGCTCTCGCACCACGGCCAGTTGTCCACGGGCGCCAGCATCGAAGAGGCTTGCGTCATCGCACAGTTGATCGAACGTGCGGCCAAGTTGCAGTTGCTGGCGATGGCCGCAGGCACCATCAAGCCGATCCTGCCGGAGTTGGGGCGCGAGGCCCATGACTGGATCTCCAAGCCCAAGCGCCACGGCGCCGCGTTTAACTATTACGCCCGGCAGAACCTGCGCAAGCATGCCGATTGCCTGAACTGA
- a CDS encoding dihydrodipicolinate synthase family protein, which produces MSNPTIHGIIGYTITPFSADGQRIDLDALGRSIDRLIDSGVHAIAPLGSTGEGAYLSDAEWDEVSVYSIKKVAKRVPTIVSVSDLTTAKAVRRARYAEAHGADVVMVLPASYWKLSEAEILAHYAAIGDSIGVPIMLYNNPATSGTDMSVELILRILKQVDNVTMVKESTGDIQRMHQLKLQSDVPFYNGCNPLALEAFAAGAKGWCTAAPNLIAQLNLDLYQAVLANDLNQARELFYRQLPLLQFILKGGLPATIKAGLRLTGLEVGNPRLPVFPLGEAGIEQLKTLLR; this is translated from the coding sequence ATGTCCAACCCAACTATTCACGGCATCATCGGCTATACCATCACCCCGTTCAGCGCCGACGGCCAGCGTATTGACCTCGACGCCCTCGGGCGCTCCATCGACCGCTTGATCGACAGCGGCGTCCACGCCATCGCGCCCTTGGGCAGCACCGGCGAAGGCGCTTACCTGAGCGATGCCGAGTGGGACGAAGTCAGCGTCTACAGCATCAAGAAAGTCGCCAAGCGTGTGCCGACCATTGTCAGCGTGTCCGACCTGACCACCGCCAAGGCCGTGCGCCGGGCACGCTATGCCGAAGCCCACGGCGCCGATGTGGTGATGGTACTGCCCGCCTCGTACTGGAAACTCAGCGAAGCAGAAATCCTCGCCCACTACGCCGCGATTGGCGACAGCATCGGCGTACCGATCATGCTCTACAACAACCCGGCCACCAGCGGCACCGACATGTCGGTGGAGCTGATCCTGCGCATCCTCAAGCAGGTCGACAACGTGACCATGGTCAAGGAGAGCACCGGCGATATCCAGCGCATGCACCAGCTGAAACTGCAGAGTGACGTGCCGTTCTACAACGGTTGCAACCCGCTGGCCCTGGAGGCTTTCGCCGCCGGTGCCAAAGGCTGGTGCACCGCAGCGCCGAACCTGATCGCGCAACTCAACCTGGATTTGTACCAGGCAGTGCTGGCCAATGACTTGAACCAGGCGCGGGAGCTGTTCTACCGCCAGTTGCCGCTGCTGCAATTTATTCTCAAGGGTGGGTTGCCGGCGACGATCAAGGCCGGCTTGCGCTTGACCGGGTTGGAGGTGGGTAATCCACGCCTGCCGGTATTCCCGCTGGGTGAAGCCGGGATCGAGCAGTTGAAGACATTGCTGCGCTGA